One window of Pseudacidobacterium ailaaui genomic DNA carries:
- a CDS encoding flagellin: MSLGVLNNISAVYAANNLNQTQLNLQKTLQQLSSGSRINSGADDAAGLSLANGLQAASTALSQSASNASEGVDFLQVADGAMSQITSLLNRAVTLATEASNGTLNSTQISAANSEYLNIIGEINNINTNTEYNGIKTFGTTAAIYTSDGTTSQQNDTTALAQVDSTTLGLTFAGFTDQATAQAELTKITSAISTIAADRGTVGAQINTLQAVSNVMSTESTNTLSAENDVMATDYATATSNLSKYEILSQTGISALAQANSAQQLVEKLLQ; this comes from the coding sequence ATGTCACTGGGTGTCCTGAATAATATCTCCGCTGTCTATGCAGCAAACAACCTCAACCAGACGCAGCTCAACCTGCAGAAGACCCTCCAGCAGCTTTCCTCCGGTTCACGCATCAACTCCGGCGCCGATGACGCCGCCGGTCTCTCTCTGGCCAATGGCCTGCAGGCGGCCTCCACGGCCCTTTCGCAGTCAGCCAGCAACGCCAGCGAAGGCGTCGACTTCCTGCAAGTGGCCGACGGGGCCATGTCTCAGATCACCAGCCTGCTCAACCGCGCAGTAACACTGGCAACGGAGGCCTCCAACGGCACGCTGAACTCCACCCAGATCTCAGCGGCCAACTCCGAGTACCTCAACATCATCGGTGAGATCAACAACATCAACACCAACACCGAGTACAACGGCATCAAGACCTTCGGCACCACGGCCGCCATTTACACCTCCGACGGCACGACCAGCCAGCAGAACGATACCACGGCCCTGGCCCAGGTCGACTCCACAACACTTGGACTGACCTTTGCCGGCTTCACAGACCAGGCCACAGCCCAGGCGGAACTGACCAAGATCACCTCCGCCATCTCCACCATCGCCGCCGACCGCGGTACCGTCGGCGCACAGATCAACACCCTACAGGCGGTTTCCAACGTCATGAGCACCGAGTCCACCAACACACTCTCGGCGGAAAATGACGTCATGGCTACCGACTACGCCACTGCTACCTCCAACCTCTCCAAATACGAAATCCTGAGCCAGACCGGCATCAGCGCCCTGGCCCAGGCCAACAGCGCGCAGCAGCTGGTTGAAAAACTCCTCCAGTAG
- a CDS encoding flagellar FlbD family protein, with translation MRTGGPPTFEPFPLLADKPLITDKDPPRMIELTRLNGQPMVVNSDLIKYVESSPDTMLTLIHGEKIVVAEPGEEVVRRVTEYRTRLLAEVMRRVAGGDAAAMGTAASGAAGLRIVAAQAALEDAPGEEEALLQRRRRDRSIQL, from the coding sequence GTGAGAACGGGCGGTCCTCCCACATTTGAACCTTTTCCTCTCCTTGCCGATAAGCCCCTTATCACAGACAAGGACCCTCCACGCATGATTGAACTGACAAGATTGAACGGGCAGCCGATGGTTGTGAACAGCGACCTGATCAAATACGTCGAGTCGTCTCCGGACACGATGCTGACCCTGATCCACGGCGAAAAGATTGTCGTGGCCGAGCCGGGCGAGGAGGTGGTCCGGCGCGTGACCGAATACCGGACGCGGCTGCTGGCCGAAGTGATGAGACGGGTTGCCGGCGGCGATGCGGCGGCGATGGGTACGGCAGCGTCCGGCGCCGCGGGGCTACGGATTGTGGCCGCGCAGGCGGCGTTGGAAGATGCGCCCGGGGAAGAGGAAGCGCTGCTGCAGCGCAGACGCAGGGACAGATCCATCCAATTGTGA
- a CDS encoding flagellar motor protein has protein sequence MDKSSFTGLLLALAGILAGLLIEGGHIGQILQPTAAMIVLGGTIGAVMLQYPLATVGAAFGRLAQVFFAKNKDAEATVKLLLGFANKARRSGIVSLDQDLASIGDPFLKQALMLAVDGTEPAELRKIMELHLENQAESEDAIPAVFESAGGFAPTIGIIGAVMGLIQVMQRLDHMDEVGRGIAVAFVATIYGVGCANIFFLPAAGKLRHRISEERRLKEMVLEGVISILEGMNPRMIEIKLQGFHPTTGRKTKKEKGAVETQAA, from the coding sequence ATGGACAAAAGCAGCTTTACAGGATTGTTGCTGGCGCTGGCCGGAATTCTGGCCGGACTGCTCATCGAAGGCGGGCATATCGGGCAGATTCTGCAGCCGACGGCGGCCATGATTGTGCTGGGGGGCACCATCGGGGCGGTGATGCTTCAGTATCCTCTGGCCACAGTGGGAGCGGCCTTCGGGCGGCTGGCGCAGGTATTCTTCGCCAAAAACAAGGACGCGGAGGCGACGGTGAAGCTGCTGCTGGGCTTTGCCAACAAGGCGCGGCGCAGCGGCATTGTTTCCCTGGACCAGGACCTGGCCTCGATTGGCGATCCATTTCTGAAGCAGGCGCTGATGCTGGCCGTCGATGGTACCGAGCCGGCCGAGCTGCGCAAGATCATGGAGCTGCACCTGGAGAACCAGGCCGAATCCGAAGATGCCATACCGGCGGTTTTTGAGTCGGCGGGAGGATTTGCGCCGACGATTGGCATTATTGGCGCGGTGATGGGGCTGATCCAGGTGATGCAGCGGCTGGACCACATGGATGAAGTGGGCCGGGGCATCGCGGTGGCCTTTGTGGCGACCATTTACGGTGTGGGATGCGCGAACATCTTTTTTCTTCCGGCGGCGGGCAAGCTGCGTCACCGGATCAGCGAGGAGCGCCGGTTGAAGGAGATGGTGCTGGAAGGCGTGATCTCGATTCTGGAGGGCATGAACCCGCGCATGATTGAGATCAAGCTGCAGGGGTTTCATCCGACCACGGGCAGGAAAACGAAGAAAGAGAAAGGCGCGGTGGAGACGCAGGCGGCATGA
- a CDS encoding flagellar motor protein MotB, translating into MKQKHEKHAPNHERWLVSYADFITLMFAFFVVMYASSKADLKKQAAVAQAINSAFQSLGLFQSPEKEQNKAAAALATSQDAPVSPMNVVMGEQMMASSEVREDLERIKKHLERLLSNQIARHVVAIRIGRDGLVISLREAGFYESGSAAPQPESVRTLDEIAEALRTTPYDIRIEGHTDNVPIHNGQFDSNWELSTARATRLARMFIVAHHYAPARLSASGYAEFHPVASNDSADGRSQNRRVDIIVLPSMTAPARAPAVVVRDLKPEAINAALARPLPAASR; encoded by the coding sequence ATGAAGCAGAAACACGAAAAGCATGCTCCGAACCACGAGCGGTGGCTGGTTTCCTATGCTGACTTCATCACGTTGATGTTTGCTTTTTTTGTCGTGATGTACGCCAGTTCCAAGGCAGACCTGAAGAAGCAGGCCGCCGTGGCCCAGGCGATCAATTCGGCATTCCAGTCCCTGGGGCTGTTTCAGTCCCCGGAGAAGGAACAGAACAAGGCGGCCGCAGCGCTGGCCACTTCGCAGGACGCGCCGGTTTCTCCGATGAATGTGGTGATGGGCGAGCAGATGATGGCATCGTCGGAGGTGCGGGAAGACCTGGAGCGCATCAAGAAGCACCTGGAGCGGCTGCTCTCCAACCAGATTGCGCGGCACGTGGTGGCGATCCGGATTGGACGGGACGGGCTGGTGATTTCTCTGCGCGAGGCCGGTTTTTATGAGAGCGGCTCGGCGGCGCCGCAACCGGAGTCGGTCAGGACGCTGGATGAAATTGCCGAGGCGCTGCGGACAACGCCATATGACATTCGCATTGAGGGGCACACGGACAATGTGCCGATCCACAACGGGCAGTTTGATTCGAACTGGGAGCTTTCGACGGCGCGGGCGACGCGGCTGGCCCGGATGTTTATTGTGGCCCACCACTATGCACCGGCGCGGCTTTCAGCCTCAGGCTATGCGGAGTTTCATCCGGTGGCGAGCAATGATTCGGCCGACGGGCGTTCGCAGAACCGGCGTGTGGACATCATTGTGCTGCCCAGCATGACGGCGCCCGCGCGCGCTCCGGCAGTTGTGGTGCGGGACCTGAAGCCGGAGGCGATCAATGCCGCGTTGGCCCGGCCACTCCCAGCAGCTTCACGATGA
- a CDS encoding secondary thiamine-phosphate synthase enzyme YjbQ — translation MPEATGMLKTYTEYLVFHTRKRQEIVHITPQLEEIVARSGIRDGFCFVSPMHITAAVYVNDHESGLIADIEEWLERLAPARPDYRHHQTGEDNADAHLKSLLLHHEVTLPITDGHLDLGTWQRAFYAEFDGQRRKRVIVKLLGVAGPTRH, via the coding sequence ATGCCGGAAGCCACAGGAATGCTGAAGACGTACACGGAGTATCTGGTCTTCCACACCAGAAAGCGGCAGGAGATCGTCCACATCACGCCGCAGCTTGAGGAAATCGTTGCCCGCAGCGGCATCCGCGATGGCTTTTGCTTTGTCTCTCCCATGCACATCACCGCCGCCGTCTATGTCAACGATCATGAGAGTGGCCTGATTGCCGACATCGAAGAGTGGCTGGAACGGCTCGCCCCCGCACGCCCCGATTACCGCCATCATCAGACCGGGGAGGACAACGCCGACGCGCACCTGAAGTCCCTGCTGCTGCACCATGAAGTCACTCTGCCCATCACCGACGGCCATCTGGACCTCGGCACCTGGCAGCGCGCCTTCTATGCCGAATTTGATGGCCAGCGCCGCAAACGCGTCATCGTGAAGCTGCTGGGAGTGGCCGGGCCAACGCGGCATTGA
- a CDS encoding c-type cytochrome, with protein sequence MKPLLVSSALLLVALFSAAQDQPSSQQPSSPSSSGPQSNPVRPTPESQARAKKIYSYDCAMCHGEKGDGKGDVASDMKLTLRDYTKPDALKDFSDRQLYDIIENGKGQMPGEGPRAKPDEIWNLVIYLRSMSKK encoded by the coding sequence TTGAAGCCTTTGCTCGTCTCTTCAGCGCTGCTGCTGGTTGCTCTCTTTTCTGCCGCACAGGACCAGCCATCATCGCAACAACCTTCATCGCCGTCCTCATCCGGGCCGCAGAGCAATCCCGTCAGGCCCACACCCGAGTCCCAGGCCCGCGCCAAAAAAATCTATAGCTACGATTGCGCCATGTGCCACGGCGAGAAAGGCGACGGCAAAGGCGATGTCGCCAGCGACATGAAGCTCACCCTCCGCGACTACACCAAACCCGATGCGCTCAAGGACTTCTCCGACCGCCAGCTCTACGACATCATCGAAAACGGCAAAGGCCAGATGCCCGGCGAAGGACCGCGCGCCAAGCCGGACGAAATCTGGAACCTGGTCATCTATCTGCGCTCCATGTCCAAAAAGTAG